The sequence below is a genomic window from Serratia nevei.
ATCTACAGCGAAGCATAGCCTCGAAAGCTGCGTAAGGCTGAATAAAAATTCTTGTTCCCGCTAATTGTTAGCGGGAACAAGTTGCTAAAACTTATCAATCAAAAAACACTCATGAGAAGAATTTACTTTATATCTTGGGAACCTTAGAAAAAAAATCAGCCATTTCACCCGGAAAACCTTTTGAAACTGTTTTTCGCAGATCATTCATCGACACATTAAAATCCTTAGGTTGAGCATTAGTTTGCATTTTCTGATGTGCTGTTATATCTGACTGCAATCCATTAAATACATCCTTCATATTGCCGAACATATCATCGCAAGATTTTGTCACGTTACTCATGACCGACTTGGCCGCATCCGGCCCCGACATTTGAATATTACTGACGCCTTGCATAAACGGTCGACTAAGTGATGATTGAGAGTTTTGTCCTAACTGATTACCAGCCTGCATAGTTTCCAAAATTTTTGCTGGATCTAACATGTTTATCACCTCTTTACGGTTGTGTTTACATCGCTTTCGGGCACG
It includes:
- a CDS encoding DUF6277 family protein, yielding MLDPAKILETMQAGNQLGQNSQSSLSRPFMQGVSNIQMSGPDAAKSVMSNVTKSCDDMFGNMKDVFNGLQSDITAHQKMQTNAQPKDFNVSMNDLRKTVSKGFPGEMADFFSKVPKI